One window of the Granulicella arctica genome contains the following:
- a CDS encoding zinc-dependent alcohol dehydrogenase, translated as MKAVCWMGKESIEVHDVADPQIINPRDAIIKVTRTAICGSDLHLYGGLIPTMESGDILGHEFMGIVEEVGRGVKNLKRGDRVVIPFTIACGNCLFCKGDLWSLCDNTNPNAHIAETMYGYSGSALFGYSHIYGGYAGGQAQYVRVPFADVGPLKIENDLPDDKVLFLSDIFPTGYQGAVNANIKPGDTVSVWGCGPVGLFAIASAYMLGAGKVIAIDRFPERLALARKVGAITIDYSKDDVSIIEALRDLSGGVGPDSCIDCVGIEAHSHSAAGLYDKVKQTLKLETDRPFVLRQAIQAIRKGGTLSIPGVYGGVLDKVNFGAAFGKGIHMAMGQTHMHKLLKPLLAHVEAGDIDPSFLISHIVGIDQAPDMYAKWQKKEDGVTKIVIDPWQSTINPTTDGRIFPTTTRTLVP; from the coding sequence ATGAAAGCTGTTTGTTGGATGGGAAAAGAATCAATCGAAGTCCATGACGTTGCCGATCCTCAGATCATCAATCCCCGGGACGCAATCATCAAGGTCACACGTACCGCTATCTGCGGCAGCGATCTTCATCTCTATGGTGGGCTGATTCCAACGATGGAATCCGGAGACATCCTCGGCCATGAGTTCATGGGTATCGTCGAGGAGGTCGGCAGAGGCGTCAAGAACCTGAAGCGCGGCGACCGGGTTGTCATCCCTTTCACGATCGCCTGCGGCAACTGTCTCTTTTGCAAAGGCGACCTCTGGAGTCTCTGTGATAACACCAATCCGAACGCCCATATCGCTGAGACCATGTACGGCTACTCCGGGTCTGCCCTCTTTGGCTACTCGCACATCTACGGCGGATATGCGGGGGGACAAGCTCAATATGTCCGCGTTCCTTTCGCCGATGTCGGTCCCCTTAAGATTGAGAATGATCTTCCCGATGACAAGGTCCTCTTTCTTTCTGACATCTTCCCGACTGGCTACCAGGGTGCCGTCAACGCGAACATCAAGCCGGGTGACACCGTTTCCGTCTGGGGCTGCGGGCCGGTGGGGCTCTTTGCCATAGCCAGCGCCTACATGCTCGGTGCAGGCAAGGTCATTGCCATCGATCGCTTTCCCGAACGGCTCGCGCTCGCCCGCAAGGTCGGTGCTATCACCATTGATTACAGCAAGGATGATGTTTCCATCATTGAAGCGCTTCGCGATCTAAGCGGTGGCGTGGGGCCCGACAGCTGCATCGACTGCGTGGGCATCGAAGCCCATTCTCACTCCGCAGCCGGCCTCTATGACAAGGTCAAGCAGACGCTTAAACTTGAAACGGATCGGCCGTTCGTTCTGCGCCAGGCAATCCAAGCGATCCGCAAAGGGGGAACCCTGTCTATTCCCGGTGTCTACGGCGGTGTCCTTGACAAGGTGAACTTCGGAGCAGCTTTCGGCAAGGGCATCCACATGGCGATGGGGCAGACCCACATGCACAAACTCCTCAAGCCGCTGCTCGCCCATGTCGAGGCAGGGGACATCGATCCAAGCTTCCTGATCTCACACATCGTGGGTATCGATCAGGCACCGGACATGTACGCGAAGTGGCAGAAGAAGGAAGATGGTGTCACCAAGATCGTGATCGATCCGTGGCAGTCCACCATCAATCCGACGACAGACGGACGCATCTTTCCAACAACCACCAGGACTCTGGTTCCTTGA
- a CDS encoding SDR family oxidoreductase, protein MTALQPGPVDTDFFHRAGMDNTQVGQEGKKESEPYNVAKQGYDALIKGEKHVYAASLMTKIEGAVANLVPDALKSSMHEKMSKPLGE, encoded by the coding sequence GTGACCGCGCTGCAACCGGGCCCGGTCGATACCGACTTCTTTCATCGAGCCGGTATGGACAACACCCAGGTTGGCCAGGAGGGCAAGAAGGAAAGCGAGCCGTATAACGTTGCCAAGCAGGGCTATGACGCCCTCATCAAAGGCGAGAAGCACGTCTACGCCGCAAGCCTGATGACCAAGATTGAAGGTGCTGTGGCCAACCTTGTTCCAGACGCCCTGAAATCCTCCATGCACGAAAAGATGTCAAAGCCCCTTGGCGAGTAA
- a CDS encoding SDR family NAD(P)-dependent oxidoreductase, whose amino-acid sequence MIKPISANGLYTGQGANEESALSVETRVIVRAQTFEDHSVRKEAHARAKTLCVLSKEVCTRHTHNAKRAEKLNGPSHFHRIRHHTDIFMSEMVNVKKLETRMGQLAVVTGASSGIGYNLAKVFAENGFDLIIASHGDRLEKAETDFKELGVQVLAIHADFASYEGVDDFWKQVEAYDRPIDAIAINAGVGVGGLFAETALDTEINLVRLNVEGTVHIAKHVVQHMVAKGSGRILFTASIASEMVGRARPSMPRRRHSISRSPRAFAMSLKEQASP is encoded by the coding sequence ATGATCAAGCCGATTTCCGCAAATGGTTTGTATACGGGGCAAGGTGCGAACGAGGAGTCCGCGCTGTCCGTCGAAACAAGGGTGATCGTCAGGGCGCAGACATTCGAGGATCATAGCGTGCGTAAAGAGGCGCATGCTCGGGCGAAGACGTTGTGTGTCCTATCGAAAGAGGTCTGCACACGCCACACTCATAACGCAAAAAGAGCGGAGAAGCTGAACGGGCCATCCCACTTCCATCGTATCCGGCATCACACCGATATCTTTATGTCGGAAATGGTCAACGTCAAGAAATTGGAGACACGAATGGGACAGCTCGCAGTAGTGACCGGGGCCTCAAGCGGCATCGGGTACAACCTCGCAAAGGTCTTCGCAGAGAATGGCTTCGATCTCATCATCGCCTCACATGGCGACCGCCTCGAAAAGGCGGAAACAGACTTCAAAGAGTTGGGCGTACAGGTTCTTGCCATTCACGCAGATTTTGCCAGTTACGAAGGTGTCGACGACTTCTGGAAACAGGTCGAAGCCTACGATCGGCCCATCGATGCCATAGCAATCAACGCTGGAGTCGGTGTGGGCGGCCTTTTCGCCGAGACCGCCCTCGACACGGAGATCAATCTTGTCCGTCTCAACGTCGAAGGTACGGTGCACATTGCCAAGCATGTGGTGCAGCACATGGTCGCCAAAGGCTCCGGCAGAATTCTCTTCACCGCTTCGATTGCCTCAGAGATGGTGGGCCGCGCGAGGCCGTCTATGCCGCGTCGAAGGCATTCGATCTCTCGTTCGCCAAGAGCCTTCGCGATGAGCTTGAAGGAACAGGCGTCTCCGTGA
- a CDS encoding response regulator, whose protein sequence is MPELKRPRVFVVDDEQIIARTLATILEKSGYSATAFFDPLQALVAAGVDAPDLLISDVVMPQLSGIDLAIRLQLLCPKCKVMLFSGQAQTADLLRAARDQGHNFSLLSKPVHPTDLLRRLREQQTIDNPNQLSTM, encoded by the coding sequence TTGCCCGAACTGAAGCGGCCTCGTGTTTTTGTTGTAGATGATGAGCAGATCATCGCTCGAACTCTCGCGACCATTCTCGAAAAAAGCGGCTATTCCGCAACCGCCTTTTTCGATCCTCTGCAAGCACTGGTGGCCGCAGGCGTAGACGCCCCGGACTTGCTGATATCCGATGTCGTGATGCCGCAACTCTCAGGCATCGACCTGGCGATTCGACTTCAACTCCTCTGTCCAAAGTGCAAGGTAATGCTCTTTTCGGGACAGGCTCAAACGGCAGACCTGCTGCGCGCAGCTCGTGACCAGGGACACAACTTCAGCTTGCTCTCCAAGCCAGTTCACCCGACAGATCTCCTCCGCCGTTTACGGGAACAACAGACCATAGACAATCCGAACCAACTTTCTACTATGTAG
- a CDS encoding DUF421 domain-containing protein, with protein sequence MQASVRAILFYVFLVLVVRIVGRRPGKQITPFEFVLVFFMGGLALTAMVGDDASLTNAFIQVLTVALAHFLIAIARTKSSWLARLLDGTPLILLENGMWRSNTLSKMRIQDDDVMAQARDQGISTLDKIEIAILERNGQISIIEGVK encoded by the coding sequence TTGCAAGCATCGGTTCGTGCGATTTTGTTTTACGTCTTTCTGGTTCTGGTGGTTCGCATCGTGGGACGTCGGCCTGGCAAACAAATCACACCCTTTGAATTCGTCCTCGTCTTTTTCATGGGAGGGCTTGCCCTCACCGCCATGGTGGGCGACGATGCGTCTCTTACTAATGCGTTCATTCAAGTCTTGACCGTCGCCCTGGCCCACTTCCTCATTGCGATTGCTCGTACCAAATCGAGTTGGCTTGCCCGCCTGCTGGACGGAACCCCACTGATTCTTCTCGAGAATGGGATGTGGCGCTCGAACACCCTCAGCAAAATGCGCATCCAGGATGATGACGTGATGGCCCAGGCTCGGGATCAGGGGATCTCTACGTTGGACAAAATTGAAATCGCCATTCTGGAACGTAACGGGCAAATCAGCATCATCGAGGGGGTAAAGTGA
- a CDS encoding HPF/RaiA family ribosome-associated protein, protein MLVNSDKHILLHRKLSNFVNTEVNRILNRFDPNPTRVEAHLSDEHAFKAGPRTKRRLLEARPKDHQSLTVTADSPDLVIAVTGAAHKMQRLLDSTFGRIEGRRPILAVE, encoded by the coding sequence ATTCTGGTCAACAGCGACAAACATATCTTGCTTCACCGTAAACTCTCGAACTTCGTCAACACAGAGGTCAACCGGATTCTTAACCGGTTCGATCCAAACCCTACCCGTGTAGAGGCCCATCTCAGCGATGAACACGCCTTCAAAGCCGGCCCACGAACGAAACGGCGTCTGCTCGAAGCGCGGCCCAAAGATCACCAGTCGCTTACTGTTACAGCGGACTCTCCCGACTTGGTGATTGCGGTGACTGGGGCTGCTCACAAGATGCAGCGCCTTCTTGATTCAACCTTCGGCCGGATTGAGGGAAGACGTCCCATTCTCGCCGTGGAATAA
- a CDS encoding ferritin-like domain-containing protein encodes MSQLLNELDSLTETQEHVTASKAERVVEGRAVSLMSRRNFFNSISAVGSLAAGGVLIGCSDSPSPVTTPPTTTPTPTTTPTPTAAPPSVFDVLNFALNLEYLEATFYLYVTTGSGLSTADMGSNPGTVTGGAKVTFTNSVVSSAAAQIAIHEREHVEFLRATILAAGGTPVSMPNLNLTAMGAVTSDATFLALARQFEGVGISAYAGGAQYLTSNTAALTYAAQILHTESQHESFLRQLCISLGVTSPAADSQDIPPTATAVFNTSATTGLYPVRTTSQVLQIVYGAAGKTGVTLGGFFPNGLNGNIKST; translated from the coding sequence ATGTCTCAGCTACTGAATGAACTGGATTCACTTACAGAAACCCAAGAACACGTCACTGCCTCCAAGGCAGAACGCGTCGTCGAGGGACGCGCTGTCTCGCTGATGAGCCGTCGCAACTTCTTCAACTCGATCAGTGCGGTTGGGTCACTCGCAGCCGGGGGCGTCTTGATTGGCTGCAGCGACAGTCCCAGCCCGGTAACGACGCCTCCCACAACGACCCCAACACCAACAACCACTCCGACGCCGACTGCAGCTCCTCCATCTGTCTTCGACGTCCTAAATTTTGCCTTGAACCTTGAGTACCTTGAGGCCACTTTCTATCTCTACGTGACGACTGGTAGCGGCTTATCGACAGCGGACATGGGCTCCAACCCAGGAACCGTGACAGGCGGTGCGAAGGTAACCTTCACCAACTCCGTGGTTTCGAGCGCTGCGGCGCAAATTGCCATACACGAGCGCGAGCATGTCGAGTTCCTACGGGCCACGATTCTGGCAGCTGGTGGAACACCGGTGAGCATGCCGAATCTGAATCTTACCGCCATGGGCGCTGTCACATCGGACGCTACGTTCCTTGCACTCGCGCGTCAGTTCGAGGGTGTGGGCATTAGCGCTTACGCGGGCGGTGCGCAGTACCTCACTTCAAACACGGCCGCTCTGACCTATGCTGCACAGATCCTGCATACAGAGTCACAGCATGAAAGCTTCCTGCGGCAACTCTGCATCAGCCTTGGAGTAACCTCGCCTGCGGCTGATTCACAGGACATCCCACCCACAGCGACTGCCGTCTTCAACACAAGCGCCACAACCGGACTTTATCCAGTCAGAACAACTTCACAGGTGCTTCAAATCGTGTACGGGGCTGCGGGCAAGACAGGCGTCACCTTGGGCGGGTTTTTCCCGAATGGGCTGAACGGAAACATCAAGTCGACCTAA
- a CDS encoding SRPBCC family protein, translating into MITSILSREITPEPDTYPVPQSGSEYVALPNSKEDGVVTASAAQTIQGKPAELYELWSDVTLFPRWQEGVVSVSRTGPTTSHWIMGDPEDQDGKRVEFDSEITEDISGEKISWRSTGGDVHQSGTVTFVPTLANRGTLVTLTQAVKVPLGSLGNALAGIAKRSPKQIVIEDLRHFKQIVEAGEIPSVRGQSHGPRGVSGGVKEWMYGETNPTPPGTSEQE; encoded by the coding sequence ATGATCACCTCGATTCTTAGCCGAGAAATCACCCCGGAACCGGATACCTATCCCGTTCCTCAAAGTGGCAGCGAGTACGTCGCGTTGCCCAATAGTAAGGAAGATGGCGTGGTTACCGCCTCCGCCGCCCAGACCATCCAAGGCAAGCCTGCCGAACTGTACGAACTCTGGAGCGACGTGACCCTCTTCCCACGATGGCAGGAAGGTGTCGTTTCAGTTTCCCGCACCGGACCCACGACCAGCCACTGGATCATGGGTGACCCCGAGGACCAGGACGGCAAGCGCGTCGAGTTCGACTCCGAGATCACTGAAGATATCTCCGGCGAGAAGATCTCCTGGCGTTCCACCGGAGGCGACGTTCACCAGTCCGGCACGGTAACCTTCGTCCCAACACTCGCAAATCGCGGCACGCTCGTGACCCTGACCCAGGCCGTCAAAGTTCCTCTCGGGTCTCTTGGAAATGCTCTTGCAGGTATCGCCAAGCGTAGTCCGAAGCAGATCGTGATTGAAGATTTGCGCCACTTCAAACAGATTGTTGAAGCCGGGGAGATTCCTTCGGTCAGAGGGCAGTCTCATGGCCCGCGCGGAGTCAGCGGCGGCGTCAAGGAGTGGATGTACGGTGAGACAAATCCTACGCCCCCGGGCACCAGCGAGCAGGAGTAA
- a CDS encoding DUF421 domain-containing protein, whose protein sequence is MTMFEFVIVFLVGGVVILATTGGDRSITNCGMAILTVGLLHNMVSWVKARSPKFGALVDGTPLVLLKDGAWVEEVMQGMKMAPEDIMAAARAKGISSIFDVKYAILERNGTISIIKAKKDEA, encoded by the coding sequence ATGACAATGTTCGAATTCGTGATTGTCTTCCTGGTTGGAGGAGTTGTGATCCTCGCTACTACGGGCGGCGACCGGTCAATCACGAATTGCGGTATGGCCATCCTCACAGTGGGCCTGCTGCATAACATGGTGTCTTGGGTAAAAGCTCGTTCCCCTAAGTTCGGTGCGCTCGTGGATGGAACGCCGCTCGTGCTCCTGAAGGATGGTGCCTGGGTCGAGGAGGTCATGCAGGGCATGAAGATGGCCCCTGAGGACATCATGGCTGCGGCCAGGGCTAAAGGGATCAGCTCTATCTTCGACGTTAAATACGCCATCCTGGAACGGAATGGCACCATCAGCATCATCAAGGCAAAGAAGGATGAAGCATGA
- a CDS encoding MFS transporter — protein MSDTAQQREIETDIPERMDRLPWSRWHVRIITALGTSWLLDGLEVTLVGSLSGVLESKHGLSLTDPQVTAAATVYLAGAVCGALFFGHLTDRLGRKKLFLVTLATYSVATICTAFSMNFLFFAVCRFFTGLGIGGEYAAINSAVDELIPGKVRGTVDLFVNATFWIGATVGSIAAFILLGGHGLPLDTSWRYAFGIGGALGLGVLLLRLKVPESPRWLMLRGKEVDADRVVDCIETEVKKSGKQITAPTADKLKLTTRDHTPLREIFSNMLGENRARSFLGLSLMVGQSFFFNAVFFTYALIGKKFYHLSDEKLPLQLLPFAVASFLGPLLLGRLFDTIGRKPMITATYGIAGIMLAGVCYPFAHGMIGLKGLGICFTIIFFVASSAASAAYLTVSEIFPLEMRAFAIAVFYAIGTLIGGVGAPLLFGELIATASKTHVAEGWALGAALMLSAAAMEIWIGVEAAGKSLESVSKPLQSR, from the coding sequence ATGAGCGACACAGCCCAGCAGCGAGAGATCGAAACGGATATCCCGGAACGTATGGACCGGCTTCCGTGGTCGAGGTGGCATGTTCGCATCATCACCGCTCTTGGGACCTCCTGGTTGCTGGACGGCTTAGAAGTCACCCTTGTAGGTTCTTTATCCGGAGTCCTGGAGAGTAAACATGGACTCTCGCTGACTGATCCTCAGGTGACGGCGGCAGCGACGGTTTATCTCGCCGGAGCCGTATGTGGAGCGCTTTTCTTTGGACACTTGACCGATCGACTCGGGCGAAAGAAGCTCTTTCTGGTCACACTCGCTACGTACTCGGTCGCAACTATCTGCACTGCATTCTCGATGAACTTCCTCTTCTTTGCCGTTTGCCGGTTCTTTACAGGTCTTGGCATCGGTGGAGAATATGCAGCGATCAATTCCGCGGTGGACGAACTGATTCCAGGCAAGGTGCGTGGGACTGTCGATCTGTTCGTGAATGCGACCTTCTGGATCGGTGCGACCGTCGGTTCGATCGCGGCCTTCATTCTGTTGGGAGGCCATGGCCTGCCGCTTGATACGAGTTGGCGCTATGCTTTTGGCATCGGCGGTGCGCTCGGGCTAGGCGTTCTGCTGCTTCGCCTGAAGGTCCCCGAGAGCCCTCGCTGGCTGATGTTGCGTGGCAAGGAAGTCGATGCAGATCGGGTTGTTGATTGCATCGAGACGGAGGTTAAGAAAAGCGGTAAACAGATCACGGCGCCGACCGCCGATAAGTTGAAGCTCACAACCAGAGATCACACTCCTCTTCGGGAAATATTCTCGAATATGCTGGGCGAGAACAGGGCCCGCTCTTTCCTCGGACTATCCCTGATGGTGGGTCAGTCGTTCTTCTTCAATGCAGTCTTCTTCACCTACGCGCTTATCGGGAAAAAATTCTATCACCTGAGTGATGAGAAGCTTCCCTTGCAACTTCTGCCATTTGCGGTAGCCAGCTTCCTTGGGCCATTGCTCCTGGGCAGGCTCTTTGACACGATTGGTCGCAAGCCCATGATCACCGCAACCTACGGCATCGCGGGAATCATGTTAGCTGGTGTGTGCTATCCGTTTGCTCACGGGATGATTGGCCTGAAGGGGCTTGGGATCTGCTTCACCATCATCTTCTTCGTTGCATCGTCCGCGGCGAGCGCCGCCTACCTGACCGTAAGCGAAATCTTCCCACTCGAGATGAGGGCCTTTGCCATCGCTGTCTTCTATGCGATCGGCACACTGATCGGTGGTGTAGGTGCGCCCCTGCTCTTCGGCGAGCTTATCGCAACAGCATCAAAGACTCATGTCGCCGAAGGATGGGCTTTGGGAGCTGCCTTGATGCTATCTGCAGCTGCGATGGAGATTTGGATAGGAGTGGAGGCAGCAGGCAAGTCCTTGGAGTCCGTTTCGAAGCCACTTCAAAGTCGATGA
- a CDS encoding ferritin-like domain-containing protein, whose product MSQYKFKSLLCPTESVTEEQLATDRKLLAFDRSIAHLNRRSFLSVLAAATAMTAISGGRPAYAQTTTPGITDVLNFALNLEYLEANFYLYASSGTGLSATDMGTGGVAVTGAPAKLTLDAPTMAVAQALAQDEKNHVELLRGAITTLGGTPIAQPAINLAAMGAITTQAQFLAAARQFTALGGSAYIGSAQLLVSNTSVLTTASQILGAEGQHAGALNYLCAVQGVTSPAIDAQDVPPSQTNYFTVDFVNALSPSRNTSQVLGVVYAVSKPTTTNPATGVTMGGFFPNGVNGTVKST is encoded by the coding sequence GTGTCTCAATATAAATTCAAATCTCTCCTCTGCCCGACGGAATCCGTGACAGAGGAGCAACTGGCAACTGATCGGAAGTTGCTCGCCTTCGATCGTTCGATTGCTCATCTCAATCGTCGCAGTTTTCTCTCTGTCCTCGCCGCTGCAACGGCGATGACAGCGATCTCCGGCGGACGGCCGGCATATGCACAAACGACTACGCCGGGAATCACTGACGTGCTGAACTTCGCCTTAAATCTCGAATATCTCGAAGCGAACTTCTACTTATATGCGTCGTCAGGAACCGGTCTCTCGGCGACCGATATGGGGACTGGCGGAGTTGCGGTGACGGGTGCTCCTGCCAAGCTGACGCTCGATGCGCCCACGATGGCTGTGGCGCAGGCCCTCGCGCAGGACGAGAAGAATCATGTCGAACTTCTCCGTGGCGCCATCACGACCCTCGGTGGAACTCCGATTGCGCAGCCAGCCATCAATCTCGCAGCGATGGGGGCGATCACGACTCAGGCACAGTTTCTGGCGGCAGCGAGACAATTCACAGCCCTTGGCGGCTCGGCGTACATCGGCTCGGCACAGCTGCTCGTAAGCAATACTTCTGTTTTGACCACAGCTTCCCAGATTCTTGGCGCCGAGGGCCAACATGCGGGTGCATTGAACTATCTGTGTGCCGTTCAGGGCGTGACAAGTCCGGCAATCGACGCGCAGGATGTGCCACCATCGCAGACTAACTATTTCACAGTTGATTTTGTGAACGCACTCTCACCGTCTCGCAACACGTCTCAGGTGTTGGGTGTCGTCTATGCCGTCTCAAAACCGACAACGACCAATCCGGCGACCGGCGTGACGATGGGCGGCTTCTTTCCCAATGGTGTCAACGGAACGGTGAAATCCACCTAG
- a CDS encoding sensor histidine kinase — MTDEWKPASEALFEKVELNSMLDNILSTQTQPATPERSSQRTGSHATAEHLALEVLHEIRNPLEALGNLVFLANEEAESPAKVRQFMRLAEEQIATLNHIASQTLGFARSSPSPKSTDLADLMKSAVRIHQRTIDGRKIQLVKDLPEDLYVEVYRTELLQVLSNLLANALDALPMEGSLCLRLRKRQNEVHLIVSDSGQGIPAADMAQIFEPFFTTKDQTGTGIGLSLVRKIVEHHRGRIRVRSSVRAGKSGTTFRVSLPA; from the coding sequence GTGACTGACGAGTGGAAACCAGCGTCCGAAGCATTATTTGAAAAGGTTGAACTAAACAGCATGTTGGACAATATCCTCAGCACGCAGACACAGCCAGCGACGCCGGAACGGTCGTCGCAACGGACAGGAAGTCACGCGACGGCTGAACATCTCGCCCTGGAAGTGCTGCATGAGATTAGAAATCCTTTGGAAGCATTGGGGAACTTGGTCTTTCTCGCGAATGAAGAGGCCGAAAGCCCTGCAAAAGTGCGGCAGTTTATGCGCCTCGCTGAAGAACAGATCGCCACGCTGAACCATATCGCCAGCCAGACACTCGGATTTGCACGATCCTCCCCATCTCCAAAGTCGACAGATTTAGCAGATCTGATGAAGTCTGCTGTGCGCATTCACCAGAGGACCATCGACGGCAGGAAGATCCAACTCGTTAAGGATCTGCCCGAGGATCTTTATGTTGAGGTCTATCGCACCGAACTGCTCCAGGTTCTCTCGAATCTCCTTGCGAATGCGCTGGACGCGCTGCCCATGGAAGGCAGCCTTTGTCTTCGCTTGCGAAAGCGGCAGAACGAAGTCCATCTCATCGTTTCCGATAGCGGCCAGGGTATTCCTGCAGCAGACATGGCCCAGATCTTTGAACCGTTCTTTACGACCAAAGACCAGACCGGGACTGGAATCGGTCTTTCGCTCGTACGCAAGATCGTCGAACATCACCGCGGCAGAATACGAGTCCGCAGCAGTGTCCGCGCAGGAAAGAGTGGAACCACCTTTAGAGTTTCGCTTCCCGCCTAA
- a CDS encoding HAD family hydrolase has product MKKLESGCPSTNRDRLMVYKKIADIGDSTADDAKRSKPHPDIFQATLKKLGHPCSKVLALGDTPYDAETAGKAEIWTVGVITADGVSRNSSRPAASKCTRMSPTF; this is encoded by the coding sequence ATGAAAAAGCTGGAATCAGGGTGTCCGTCCACGAATCGGGATCGGCTGATGGTCTACAAGAAGATTGCAGACATTGGTGACAGCACGGCAGACGATGCGAAGCGTTCGAAGCCTCACCCAGATATTTTTCAAGCCACACTCAAGAAGCTGGGGCACCCTTGTTCAAAGGTCCTCGCCCTGGGAGATACGCCGTATGACGCTGAGACGGCGGGCAAGGCCGAGATCTGGACCGTGGGGGTGATTACGGCGGATGGAGTAAGTAGGAACTCCTCCAGGCCGGCTGCATCGAAGTGTACAAGGATGTCGCCGACCTTCTGA